A single region of the Procambarus clarkii isolate CNS0578487 unplaced genomic scaffold, FALCON_Pclarkii_2.0 HiC_scaffold_1815, whole genome shotgun sequence genome encodes:
- the LOC138362436 gene encoding ARL14 effector protein-like, with protein MSVTSECHSTTYTPNKVLKFLKQCNAEDQKLIAKQSELNLDGESQVCLRHEALLLTKFEFLQKTCCDPFKKKCHLKRKDLRPITVATAEKMSDMLKVSIKPGQKLCTSCRKEFDSKQVSESSSTESDGPADNMEICESVNTSLSVLGISPIKYQPVNARDKHGYAKSKISQAQEIIAEQIAAIGNIDSQNLLVPSSSQHCTNCQDFNKLIEEMKLKFQVAKRQEKIQTLTLVPQS; from the coding sequence ATGAGCGTGACTTCTGAATGTCACTCGACAACCTACACTCCCAACAAAGTCTTGAAGTTTCTAAAACAGTGTAATGCAGAAGATCAAAAACTGATAGCAAAGCAAAGTGAACTGAACTTGGATGGAGAATCTCAAGTATGCCTCCGTCATGAAGCTTTGCTGTTgacaaaatttgaatttttgcaAAAAACTTGCTGTGATCCCTTCAAGAAGAAATGCCATCTAAAGCGAAAAGATTTGCGACCAATCACAGTAGCTACTGCAGAGAAAATGTCAGATATGCTGAAAGTCAGTATTAAGCCTGGCCAAAAGTTGTGCACATCATGCAGAAAGGAATTCGACAGTAAGCAGGTAAGTGAGTCCAGCTCTACTGAATCTGatggccctgctgataatatgGAAATCTGTGAAAGTGTAAACACAAGTTTATCAGTATTAGGCATCTCACCTATTAAATATCAACCAGTTAATGCAAGGGATAAGCATGGTTATGCAAAGAGTAAGATTAGCCAAGCACAGGAAATAATTGCCGAGCAGATTGCTGCAATTGGAAATATTGATAGCCAAAACCTGTTGGTACCAAGTTCTAGCCAACATTGCACAAATTGCCAAGACTTCAATAAACTCATTGAAGAAATGAAGCTAAAATTCCAGGTAGCAAAGCGCCAAGAAAAAATACAAACCCTAACCCTCGTGCCACAAAGCTAG